From a single Luteolibacter flavescens genomic region:
- a CDS encoding AI-2E family transporter codes for MSTPGPARLPARKRRSASDSLSGIFAVCLVSALMVGLYFGKDVLIPLALAVLITFLLTPLVNKIQRWIGNVAATLAAMFLILATTVSLAWMVGNQAVDLAEQLPGYKENIRTKLRSFQIPSGGVLSRLSETFEDLKKDLPGMADQGGEGGEGGEGQAGGTPTAQQPMPVEVVKGAGQPGSMDTVQTMLAQVAGPLGTGAMVFLLATFMLLKREDLRSRLLRLIGQGRISATTRAFDEAGTRVRKYLLMQLVINVTYGIPLAIGLYFIGVPNAVLWGALAAGLRFIPYIGPWIAAAFPVLLSLAVSRDWNTPLLTIGLFVVLELVSNNVLEPWLYGTSTGVSPVALIVSAVFWTWMWGTAGLVLSTPFTVCLVVMGRHIPQLSFLSVMLGEEEALTPADDCYQRLLRQGEHDEMELAESYLRTKPLAELYDSMLIPVMIAAERDHRDSSIDRDQRNQIVQAMGELVEDLSERPTALDTGVKEDATAVDCLVSCLAARAERDEMAGSMLVHVLKQQRFEAKQLPARRVVSEILGALRRDEPDLVCISAVAPSTTGHARTLCRRVRDAFPDVKIAVGLWGKESDMLGDDTTSLKEAGADEVFTSIADMTAYAKRLASALARETVPASRPANEEERLVTLDGLGLVNPEREPVLDHVTAKLARVFDVPMAAITLVDRDRQWFKSHVGLPSELDEEGGTPRDLSICGHVVAADDMVVVRDLKRDRRFAKNPIVVEHGIRFYAGAPIRVANGQTIGALCLMDTEPRQLNRQESRLLQANAAEIAEELERLAEVTT; via the coding sequence ATGTCCACTCCCGGCCCCGCCCGTCTCCCCGCCCGCAAGCGCCGCTCCGCCTCCGACTCGTTGTCGGGCATCTTCGCCGTCTGCCTGGTATCCGCCCTCATGGTGGGGCTGTACTTCGGAAAGGACGTGCTGATCCCGCTCGCGCTGGCGGTGCTGATCACCTTCCTGCTGACGCCGCTGGTGAACAAGATCCAGCGCTGGATCGGCAATGTGGCGGCCACCCTCGCGGCGATGTTCCTCATCCTCGCCACCACCGTTTCGCTCGCGTGGATGGTGGGGAATCAGGCGGTGGACCTCGCGGAGCAGCTACCCGGGTACAAGGAGAATATCCGCACAAAGCTGCGCTCCTTCCAGATCCCCTCCGGCGGCGTGCTCAGCCGGCTTTCCGAGACCTTTGAGGACCTGAAGAAAGACCTGCCCGGGATGGCCGACCAGGGCGGGGAGGGCGGGGAGGGCGGGGAGGGTCAGGCGGGCGGCACTCCCACGGCGCAACAGCCGATGCCCGTGGAGGTGGTGAAGGGCGCGGGCCAGCCGGGCTCCATGGATACGGTGCAGACGATGCTCGCCCAGGTGGCCGGGCCGCTGGGCACGGGCGCGATGGTCTTCCTGCTCGCCACCTTCATGCTGCTGAAGCGCGAAGACCTGCGCTCCCGCCTGCTGCGACTCATCGGCCAGGGACGCATCAGTGCGACCACCCGGGCATTCGACGAGGCGGGCACGCGGGTGCGGAAGTACCTGCTGATGCAGCTCGTCATCAATGTGACGTACGGCATCCCGCTGGCCATCGGCCTGTATTTCATCGGCGTGCCGAATGCCGTGCTATGGGGTGCGCTGGCAGCGGGCCTGCGCTTCATCCCCTACATCGGCCCGTGGATCGCGGCGGCCTTCCCCGTGCTGCTGTCGCTGGCGGTCTCGCGGGATTGGAATACGCCGCTGCTCACCATCGGGCTCTTCGTGGTGCTGGAGCTGGTGAGCAACAACGTGCTGGAGCCGTGGCTCTATGGCACCAGCACGGGGGTCTCGCCCGTGGCGCTCATCGTCTCGGCGGTCTTTTGGACATGGATGTGGGGCACGGCGGGGCTGGTGCTTTCCACGCCCTTCACCGTGTGCCTGGTGGTGATGGGCCGCCACATCCCGCAGCTCTCCTTCCTCAGCGTGATGCTGGGCGAGGAGGAGGCACTGACCCCGGCGGACGATTGCTACCAGCGGCTGCTGCGGCAGGGTGAGCACGATGAGATGGAGCTGGCCGAGTCCTACCTGCGGACGAAGCCGCTGGCCGAGCTCTACGACAGCATGCTCATCCCCGTGATGATCGCCGCCGAGCGCGACCACCGCGACAGCTCCATCGACCGCGACCAGCGGAACCAGATCGTGCAGGCCATGGGCGAGCTCGTGGAGGATCTCTCCGAGCGCCCCACCGCGCTGGACACCGGCGTGAAGGAGGATGCCACCGCGGTGGATTGCCTGGTGAGCTGCCTGGCGGCCCGCGCCGAGCGGGACGAGATGGCCGGCAGCATGCTGGTGCATGTATTGAAGCAGCAGCGCTTCGAGGCAAAGCAGCTCCCCGCCCGCCGCGTGGTCAGCGAGATCCTCGGTGCCCTGCGCCGCGATGAGCCGGACTTGGTGTGCATCTCCGCCGTGGCCCCCTCCACCACCGGCCACGCCCGCACGCTCTGCCGCCGGGTGCGCGACGCCTTCCCCGACGTGAAGATCGCCGTGGGCCTGTGGGGAAAGGAGAGCGACATGCTGGGCGACGACACCACCTCGCTGAAGGAAGCCGGGGCGGACGAGGTCTTCACCTCCATCGCCGATATGACGGCCTACGCGAAGCGCCTCGCCTCCGCCCTCGCCCGGGAGACCGTGCCCGCCTCGCGCCCGGCGAATGAGGAGGAGCGCCTGGTCACGCTGGACGGCCTCGGCCTGGTGAATCCGGAGCGCGAGCCGGTGCTGGACCACGTGACGGCAAAGCTGGCCCGCGTCTTCGACGTGCCCATGGCGGCCATCACGCTCGTGGACCGGGACCGCCAGTGGTTCAAGTCCCACGTGGGCCTGCCCTCGGAGCTGGATGAGGAAGGCGGCACCCCGCGGGACCTCTCCATCTGCGGGCATGTCGTGGCCGCGGATGACATGGTGGTGGTGCGCGACCTCAAGCGCGACCGGCGCTTCGCGAAGAACCCCATCGTCGTGGAGCACGGCATCCGCTTCTACGCCGGAGCGCCCATCCGCGTGGCGAATGGCCAGACGATCGGCGCGCTCTGCCTGATGGACACCGAGCCGCGCCAACTGAACCGCCAGGAAAGCCGCCTGCTCCAGGCAAACGCCGCCGAGATCGCCGAAGAACTCGAACGCCTCGCGGAAGTCACCACGTGA